A window of the Veillonellales bacterium genome harbors these coding sequences:
- a CDS encoding permease, which yields MINFKIILLSIVIEALPFVLLSVIVSAILHNFVTEDMISRIIPKNKFLSIVPASLLGIVLPVCDCGMVPIVRRLVKKGVPLPTAISFMLGAPILNPLVAAATAFAFKTNTAMVLFRLGTAFLVACFAGWLTSLFFKGNELKPLTANQQHSCGCCGPHTDQYLIDELTFTGKLLRTIHDASNEFFEMGKYLLIGAILGTLAQIVLSREILLSIGQHPGFSVGVMMLFAFVISVCSAADAFIAASFYTSFSAGSLVAFMVFGPMLDLKNTLMLLHTFRFRFVVWLAFVAATLCAGAAYVINLL from the coding sequence TTGATCAATTTCAAAATCATATTGCTCAGTATAGTGATTGAAGCTTTACCCTTCGTCTTGCTTAGCGTTATTGTCTCAGCAATCCTTCATAATTTTGTCACAGAAGATATGATCAGCCGCATTATACCAAAAAATAAGTTTTTAAGCATAGTCCCCGCCTCGTTACTCGGCATCGTGCTGCCGGTATGCGATTGCGGGATGGTTCCTATCGTCCGCCGCTTAGTGAAAAAAGGTGTTCCTCTGCCTACGGCGATATCTTTTATGCTGGGCGCGCCCATCCTAAATCCGCTGGTAGCTGCGGCAACCGCCTTTGCCTTCAAAACGAATACTGCCATGGTTTTATTCCGTTTGGGAACAGCTTTCTTGGTGGCATGTTTTGCCGGTTGGCTAACCAGCCTGTTTTTCAAAGGCAATGAATTAAAACCTCTGACCGCAAATCAGCAGCATTCGTGCGGATGCTGCGGCCCCCACACCGATCAATATTTAATTGACGAGCTAACCTTTACCGGCAAGCTGCTGCGAACTATTCATGACGCCAGTAATGAGTTTTTTGAAATGGGCAAGTATTTGCTTATCGGGGCAATATTGGGAACGCTGGCTCAAATAGTGCTTTCCCGAGAGATTTTACTATCCATTGGGCAGCACCCTGGGTTTTCGGTTGGCGTAATGATGCTGTTTGCCTTTGTCATTTCAGTATGTTCAGCCGCTGATGCATTCATCGCCGCTTCATTTTATACGAGCTTTTCAGCCGGCTCCCTTGTTGCTTTTATGGTGTTTGGGCCAATGCTTGACCTAAAAAACACGCTGATGCTGCTGCACACATTTCGCTTTCGCTTCGTGGTTTGGCTGGCATTCGTTGCAGCAACTCTATGTGCCGGCGCGGCCTATGTGATCAATTTATTATAA
- a CDS encoding TIGR03943 family protein, whose translation MCRRGLCDQFIIRGELCLQHRHRYKYRYIFDIDALLRSIILFGFMGLLLWLIHTNQLTLYINPKFSVLVETAGYLLFPLGVAQMLSIIQPIPFLNSPHRHNHASRLLYLPFIAILALAFLLPNNTLNANLVNNKGLNSQLTAPAPGYELPRPLAAKLRRYSLIEVTDRDYAEIINELQFFSQEYLGKEITMTGFVFRPPGITKNQFSLVRYVIVCCTADALPYGVLCECKNGEKFKDGTWLSIKGVIQQSNYEDKVVPAIKITSLKQVKEPQTPYVFPPNQ comes from the coding sequence ATGTGCCGGCGCGGCCTATGTGATCAATTTATTATAAGGGGGGAACTCTGTTTGCAGCACAGACACAGGTATAAGTACAGGTACATATTTGACATCGACGCTTTGCTTCGATCCATAATCCTGTTTGGATTTATGGGGCTGCTGCTATGGCTTATTCATACAAACCAATTAACCCTGTATATCAACCCAAAGTTCTCAGTACTAGTTGAAACAGCGGGCTATTTGCTATTTCCCCTGGGAGTCGCACAAATGCTAAGCATAATCCAGCCAATCCCTTTTCTCAACAGCCCTCATCGGCACAATCATGCCAGCCGCTTGCTGTATTTACCCTTTATCGCCATACTTGCATTGGCCTTTTTATTGCCAAACAATACTCTAAATGCCAATCTGGTAAATAACAAAGGTCTGAACAGCCAATTGACCGCGCCTGCTCCCGGTTATGAGCTGCCCAGACCATTAGCCGCCAAGCTCCGCCGGTATTCGCTAATCGAAGTAACGGATCGCGACTACGCTGAAATCATAAACGAACTGCAGTTCTTTTCTCAGGAATATCTGGGCAAGGAAATAACAATGACCGGGTTTGTCTTCCGGCCTCCCGGAATTACAAAGAATCAATTTTCACTAGTTCGCTACGTCATAGTATGCTGCACGGCAGACGCTTTGCCTTATGGCGTTTTATGCGAATGTAAAAACGGGGAAAAATTCAAGGACGGAACATGGCTTTCCATTAAGGGTGTTATTCAACAAAGTAATTATGAGGATAAAGTCGTTCCGGCTATTAAGATCACTTCCCTAAAACAAGTG